The segment AAGCGACAATTTCGGCGATCTAATCCGTGATGGGACCGGCGACTATGACAATGACGGACTGACCGACAAACAGGAATATGTGCTTGGCTCGGATCCGAAAGACGCGGGCAGCGGCAAGCCTGTGATGGTCAGGGATGCAAACGGCTTCCATGTGACATTCCCGACGAAGGCTGGCCGCACCTACACGGTCAAATACCGCGACAGTCTGATCTCCGGGGATTGGACGGGTATTGTCGGCAATCCTGTCGCCGGCGATGGCATCAGCAAGACTGTGACCGACACAGATGCCGGAAGTGTCAAAAGCCGATTCTACCGCGTTGAGGCGAGCATCACATCGCAATAGATCGGTTTTGTAGAAGTTGTAGCCGTTGCGCCATCTGCTGCGCGTGCTCAGAAGTGGCATCGCGCTTCCAGCCGATGGCTTTGGCTTCTTCTTTGGCAGGGATGCCAATGCCACATTCGGCAGCGTCGCCTCAGGGTAGGAGACAAGCCGGTGGCCACATCATTTCTTGAACCGCTATAGCCATGGTATGGCTGTGGATGCTGCCGGAGCGGACAGTCTTTATGACTGTCCTTTTCCCTCTCGCGGCGCTTCAGGGGTTTGCTGCCCCGGTTTGCGCGGAGCGGTATCGCGGGTCTTGTCTTGTTTGGGTGTTGGCGGCGGCGGTGGCTCGGCCATCGCAAGAAGCTGGCTCACCGTGACAAAGCGGTAACCCTTGGCCTTGAGCTGCGAGATCGTCTGCGGCATGGCGGCGATCGTCCCCGGGTGGATGTCGTGCGCGAGAAGGATGGCGCCGGGATGGGCGCCGGTGACAAGGCGGCGCGTGACAACGTCAGCGCCCGGACGTTTCCAATCACGCGGATCCACCGACCAAAGAATGACATCGAGGCCGTAATCGTTGATCAGGGAGCGCTGGACGCGTTCGTTCAGGGCGCCGTAAGTCGGGCGCATGATGGTGACCTTTTGCCCAGTGGTTTGCTCGATGATCTCAGATGTCCGGCGTATCTCGCGGTCCAAACGCTCGGCGCTCACCTTGGGCAGGCTGGGGTGATCCCAGGAATGGTTGGCGATCTCATGACCCTCGTTGACGATGCGCCGCGCGATATCGGGGTAGGCTGACACATTGCTTCCCAGGACGAAAAATGTCGCGGGCACGTCTTCCGCGCGGAGGATGTCGAGCAACTTGGGTGTCAGTTGACCGTGCGGCCCGTCGTCGAAGGTAAGAGCGACAACCTTCTGGCTGGTATAGACGGAGTTGAAAAGTCCGGGACGGACAAGTTTCCCGGATGATTCGGAGGAAGCGGCAGGCGAGGGTGTCATCTCCGCATATTCCGGTGACTTATTGATTGCGGGGCTTGCCATGGGTCCGCCCGGGTGCAGTTGCGGTGCGGGGAGCGCGGGAGTAGGAGTCGGTGCCGCGGGTTCGATGGTCGATGATGGCGACTGCGCCTCGCCGCTGTAGGGAATGGCAATATCTTCGGCCCGCAGCAGGTAAGGGGGCAGTGCCCCGATCCAGACGCTACACGCCAAGAACAGCAGCTTTCGCATGGTGTTCATATTCCCCTTCGAAGCGCGTTTGGCAATTAGAACCTATCCCAACAACCTTGCGGGATGGCCCAGGGGCGCGGTGCGGGTCGTATGGCAAGGCGCGAGATGTTTGCTCAGGCCGGTGCGGTTGCGGGGTTTCTTGCGCGCCGGTGCCGGACAATGGCAAGGGCTAGGTAGGCGGCTTCGACGGCAATAAAAAGAATCACGTAGCCTTCGCCGCCGACTCCAAATCCGTAGCTGTGCTTGCCGGTTCCAAGGACGAAATTGACGCCATACCATGCCATGAGCACGCCGCTGAAATTGACCACTGCCGCCACGGCCATGCCGAAGTCGCCCCACCATCCGGCCATTTTGCCATGGATGGCCACGACATACATGAGCAACGCGATAAGGGCCCATGTTTCCTTGGGGTCCCATCCCCAAAAACGGCCCCAACTGTAGTTGGCCCATACGCCTCCGAGGATGGTGCCCGCGGCAAGGAGAATGAGGCCGACAAACATCATCCGGTAAAGCCACGTGTGCAGGTTGTGCATGGCGGGAGCTGTGCGCGGTTGCCGGATGTAGCGCCACAGAACGACATGGGCAAAGCCGAGCGCGAGGGCGAATGCCGCGTAACTCAAGGTGATGGTGAGAACATGGACGGTGAGCCAGAAATTATCGCGCAGCACGGGGACGAGCGGATCGAGTCGCGAGGGCATGGCGACAGGGAGGCTGCGGGCAAGGAGCAGTCCGAGAAAGCTCACCGGAAGCGCGCTCAGCAGCATGAGGCGGTTGCGGTAAGCAGCGTAAAAGAGGAGCCCGAAAAGCACTGTGCCCATGGCGACCCAGATCACGGACTCATACATGTTGGTGACCGGGGCACGTCCGGCGACCAGCACTCGCAAGGTGATGCCAACCAACATGAACGCGAGGCCCAGCACGCTTGCCACGACACCCCCGCGCAGCGGCCAGCGCCGCCAGCCGTGCCTCGCGCCGGCGGCAAGCAGCAAGCCTCCCGCCGCGAAAAGCCACATCGCGGAGTCGAACGGCTTGAGCCGATTGTAGAGAAGTTCGCGGTCGATGGCGCGGGTGGACGGATAAAGCTCCGGGTTGAGCGCACGCAGGTCGCTTTGGAGATGTGAGGCTACATCGGAAAAACGCGCGTCGTCCCCATTCTGCATGGCGCTGTTGAGTTCACGCAGGTTCTGCAGCACGGGCATGCTCTTTTCTGCAGGGTAGGCGGCGGCCATCTCGGCAAGGCCCATCCATGGCGTGCCGGGTGCGGATCCTGGGGGCGGCGGAGCGAATTTGAAGGCCGATGTGTCGGCGAGGGCGTCGAACACGGCCAGGCGCTGCAGGACCGTCTGGGCCTCGGTGTTGACCATCGGCGGTGGCTCCTCGGGATTGGCCCGACGCATGGCCACGGCCTCGCGGCTGAGTGTTTCGAGTTCCTTGGCCGCGCCCGCGATTTCCCGACGCGAAAATCTTTTGCGCGAGGGATCGAGACCGAGCTTTTTCGCGAGCGGATGGTAGGAGATGAGGATCAGCGGTTCGTCCGCCCAATCACGCGTTGCGTAAAAAATCGATATGGCGAATTCGTCTCCGCCGACTTTCTCGCCGGCTTTTGTTGTCACCGGATCGCGCCCCGAAATTTTGACCAGCGCCTCGTGGCCGAAGGTTCCCATCGGCTTTTTGCGGCCCGAGTCTTGCACGATGATCGGTTCCCACGGGCGCAGGTTGACGGGCGCGGCATGGGTCGCGGCGGCGAGGGCGAGGATGATTAATGCAGTGTATCTCATGGCGTTGAGTGTCATTAAGAGTCGCTTCCGGACGCGCCGGAAGATTTGGTGGGCCGGCGGAGGGCGAACATCAGCACCAGGCCGGTGCAAAGCACGAGCGATCCGGTCCATTTCGGCAGCCAGCCCGGGTCGCGGAGGATCTGCACCGAGCTTTGTGTGAGATCGTTCGGGTTCCAAGAGGCTTGCGAAATTTTGTAGGTCAGCCCGGTAAGGGAACGCCACAAGGCGTCGGGGTAATTGGCAGGCTGGTTCATCGAGCATGAACCGGTGCCTGCCACCGTTCCGTCCGGAAGAACCATGGCAAGATCGCTGCGGAAAGACGCAGGTTCGTCCGTGCCTTCGTTGCGCTCAACCACGAAGTCCTCGAGCACCAGCCCGAAAGGAAGCCGGTGGACCTCCCAGCCGTAGGCGACTTCCAACGGCCATTGTCCCGTCGGCAGGCTTGCCCGCCAGCCCGAGGCGACCCATTGCTCGACTTTGCGATCGCCTTGCGAGGCGCGCACGAGAATTCCGTCGAGAAGCGATTGGCCCGCGGGTGCAGGCTCTCCTTCCGGAACCGGCGCAAAACGGAATCCCGGAACGGCTGATGGAATTGTTTTCACTGCTTCGATCGTCCAATCCGCCCAGCCCGTGGCGAGAGGCTGGCCCGCGACGAGCGTTTTTTGCGCAAGGCGTTGTCCGCGGATGAATATCTCCACGGCGAGAGATCCGTCGCGCTCGGTGCGAACAATGGCGCGATTGGCCGCGCCTGTGGCGGGGGCGGGCGAGTCGGAGTCGGTGAAATCAACGGTGACCAGGCCGAGATCCAGCCGCGAGTGATCGCGATTGCCGGCCAGCAACCATTGCTCGACGGTCTGGCCCATGGCCTTGGTTTGCAGACGGACCAAGGCCGCCGCTTTTCCGTCCGGCGAAGCGCTGGGCTCGAACTTCGAAAGCAAGCGGTGCGAGCTTTCCACCGCCTCGACCTTCCATCCGCCGGGCGTGGTCCACAACTCGACGGGGCGGCCGTCGCGCACGCGCAGCGGTTGGCGGCCGATTTGGACCATGACCGCACGTCGCGCATCAGGATCGCGGATCGTGATCTGGCGCTTTTGCAGCACAAGCGCGTTGTCGGGAGGCGATTTTTTGAACAGCGTCATGGTGCCCTCGATGCCCCAGATCTGCCCGATCACGGCCCCGATCATCACTACGATCATGCCCAAGTGGGTCAAAAGAAATCCGGTCTGGTGCTTTTTCCATGGCCACCTCATCAGCGCGCTGCAAGCGAGGTTGGCCGCGAGAAGAGCGAGCCAAAGGTTGAACCACGGCGCCTCGTAAATCCACGTGCGCGCGGTGTCGGCGTCGAACTTCGACTCGGCAAGCGTGCCGACGATGCTCATGACGATGAGAACGGCCAGCAGGATGACGGCGAGTTGCAGCGATGCGAGGAAGCGGAAGACGGGGTTTCTTTTCCAAGCATGCCGCGGCGGGCGGGTTTTGCTCTCGCCGGATGACGTCATGAAACCGGCTACGCTAAATGCAGCATTGCGTGTGTCAAGGAATGCAGGTCTTTTGTGGCTGCGAGATGCCGTCCGGGGCGGCGCCGATTCGTGCGGTGCTGCAATTTCGTCTGGCCCGCGGGCTCGGGCGATCGCATCCTTTCCATTCTGATGAGCGATGCAAACAGTCTGACTGCAGTGCGCCTGCAAAAGCGCGAGGAACTCGAAGCCCGTGGCATGCGGCCTTACGGTGCGGCATTTCCCGTCACGGGCGACGTGGGAGATGTTCGTGCTTCGTTCTCGGAGGGCAGGAAGGTGCGGTTGGCTGGCCGGGTCACCGCGCGCCGCGACATGGGCAAGAGCCACTTTCTCGATTTGAGCGACCATAGCGGGCGGATGCAGGTCTATCTTCAGGACAAGACGATCGGCGACAAGGGGCTCGCGGTTTATGGCATGCTCGACATCGGCGATTTTGTCGGCGTCGAAGGCGAATGCTTCACCACGAAGACCGGCGAACCTTCGCTCAAGGCGGATAAATTCGAACTGCTCTCCAAATCATTGCACCCATTGCCGGAAAAGTGGCACGGATTGCAGGATGTCGAGGCGCGGCACCGCCAGCGCTACCTCGATCTGATCTCCAACGCGCACGCGCGGGAAATCTTCCGCAAGCGATTCGCCATCATCCGCGAAATCCGTGCCTTTTTCGAGGAGCGTGGCTTTCTCGAAGTGGAAACGCCGATGATGCAGGCGGTGGCTGGCGGGGCGGCCGCCAATCCTTTCCAGACACACCATAACGCGCTTGGTCTGGATCTCTATCTGCGCATCGCGCCGGAACTTTACCTCAAGCGCCTGCTTGTGGGCGGCTTCACCAAAGTGTTCGAGCTCAATCGCAACTTCCGCAACGAAGGTGTGTCGCGGCGCCACAATCCCGAGTTCACCATGCTCGAGGCTTATTGGGCTTACGCCGATTTTGAAATGATGGCCGAACTGGTCGAGGAACTCGTCTGTCGCGTGGCCGAGAGAGTCTGCGGCGGGCTGCGAATCGAACACCGCGACGGCGACGGCGATGTGGCGCGCGTGATCAACCTAGCCCGGCCTTGGCGCCGTGCTGGATACCGCGACTTGGTCGAGGAAGCCGAGCCCGGCTGGTTTGCGCGCGACGCGTCCGGCCGGCGCAATCGAGCGCTGGAACTCGGCCTCGACATCTCGCACTGCACCGAGGATTACGAGGTGACGCAGCATGTTTTCGAGAAGTTGGTCGAGGAAAAGAGCATCGATCCGGTGTTCGTCACCCACTGCCCGAAGGAACTCATCCCGCTGGCCAAAGCCAATGCACAGGACGACTCCGTGCTCGACGTGTTCGAGCTCGTGATGAACGGGCAGGAAATCGCGCCCGGTTATTCGGAGTTGAACGATCCGGTGATCCAGCGGCAGCGGCTGCTCGAGCAATCCGGGGGCGAACAGCACAAGATCGACGAGGAGTTCCTGCAGGCGCTCGAGCACGGCATGCCTCCGGCCGGAGGCATGGGCATGGGGATCGACCGGCTGGTCATGCTGCTGACCGGGGCGGACTCGATCCGCGAAGTCATTTTGTTCCCGCACTTGAAGCCGCGGGCGGAGGCCTGACGGAGGTTCGGCCGCGATGCGCTTCTTCGGCACGTCCGGTTATCCGCCGGGTTCGCTCAATGTCAACGGCTTCAGTTTTTTCAACGCCCTCTCGTTCCAGATTATCCTCGGCGGCCCGGTTATTCTTTTCGCCAAGTCGCTGCACGCCTCGTCGTTTGTCTTGGGAACCATCGCGGCGCTGACGCCACTGCTGACGGTTCTGCAACTCGTCGCGGCGCGCTTCCTGCACCGCGCGGGCTACAAGCGTTTCGTGTTGGCAGGGTGGGGCGCACGCACATTTTTCACACTCGCGGTCACCTTGCTCCCTTTGGTGCCGGGTCTGAGCGCGGGCTGGCGGCTCACGCTGCTGCTCGGTGCGCTTTTCTTTTTCAGCCTGCTGCGAAACTTCGCTGCGGGCGCGTGGTTGCCGTGGATCTCTGTTCTCGTGCCCGCAAACATGCGCGGACGGTTTCTTTCGCGCGACCATGCTTTCATGCACCTCGGGTGCCTTGCAGCGCTGTTAGTCTCGGCGTGGATCATGGCGGGATCTGTGGAGGATGGAGAATACGCAGCGGTATTCGGAATCGGCTTCGTTGCCGCTCTCGTGAGCCTGTGGTTCATCCGCCGCATTCCCGAGGCCCATTCGCACGAAGAAATGCGCCGGTCGGGTATCGCCGTTCCGTGGGCTGCGATGCTGCGTTATCCGCCGTTCGCCCGCTTGCTCTGGTTCAGCACGATGTATGCGGCAATGATCGGCAGCCTCGGGGTTTTCACGGTCGAGTTCCAGATCGTCCGGGCCAAGCTCGCGGAAAGCACCATCCTTTTGCTGGGAAGTTTTTCGTTCGCCGGTGCACTCGCGGGGCTGGCCGTGACGGCACCGAGCCTGGATGCTACCGGAAGCAAGCCGTGGCTGCGCCGCGCCATGCATTTGATGATTGCCGTGATCGCGGGATGGCTGCTGCTCGCGGGCGGTATCCTTCCGTGCCGGCCTTGGCTGGTCGGGGCGTTGAATCTTCTGGGCGGCGTGGCCGGTGCGATTTTCGGTGTTTCCAGCACGCGCATTTTGCTGGGCAGTGTCCCGGTGATGGGACGCAACCATTTTTTTGCACTGTTTACCGTCGTTTCCGGCCTCGGCTTGGGCTTTGCCCCCATGTTTTGGGGTGCACTGCTCGATGCCGTGGGGCGGTTGGACTTCACTGCGGGGCCGATTTCTGTCAACCGCTACACGCTTTATTTCGCCGCGTTGGTGATTCTTGGGTGGTGGAACCAACGCCTCGTTGCGCGCCTGCATGAGGGCGCGACGGACGACACGGCCGTGCCGCCCGCAGAACCCATGCCGGTCGCTCCCGTGGAGTGATGCTGGGGGATTCGATGGTCTTCGTAGTCGCCCTGCTACCTTGATTCCCAATTTGCCGTGAGGCTTTTGCTCCGCCCGCCAGCTGCTCGACACAAATTTTGTTTTTGCTCTTGTGTCGGGTGCCAAATTCCTATGAGAATACTTGTTGCCCTCACTGCCCCGTAGAGTGCTCTAACCTCCTGTGATGACCACTGTCCGCAACTGTTTCTTTGTTGGAGCAATTCTGCTTTATGCAGTTCCGGCTTTCGCACAGGACATTGCCCGCCCATCGCTGGGCATGCAGCGCGGGGCCAATCCAATCGCGGCTTCCACGATCCCAGCCTCGCGCTACAACGTAAAAGTCGGGCCGGTCAAAATGCTTTTCAATGCGGGGGTGGGCGCCGAATACAACACCAACGTCAATCTCTCCGAGGAAAATCCCATCGCGGACTTCGTCTTCACACCGAGGGTGGGGGTGGGGCTTTACTGGCCCATCACCAAGATGAACAAGCTGCGCATGAACGTGCAACTCGGCTGGCAGTATTATCTGAATAATCCCGATTTGGGCAGTCAGACCCTGATCATCGATCCGGGCACGGAGTTCTTTTTCAATATCTACGTGAATGAGGCGAACCTCATGATCACATTGTTCGAGCGGCCGAGCATCTCCGTGAACCCGATCGACAACGCAACGGTTTCCAACGCCACGGACTACGCCATTTTCAACAACACGGCTGGCATCGACCTGCTTTGGGATTTGAACGACGTGGAGCTGGGGCTTGGATATTCAAACTTTATCCAATACGCGATCAACGAGACCTTCGATTACACAAACCGCGTCTCGAACCAGGTTTTCGGCAACGCATCTTTCCTTGTGCTTCCTTATTTGCG is part of the Chthoniobacterales bacterium genome and harbors:
- a CDS encoding polysaccharide deacetylase family protein, encoding MNTMRKLLFLACSVWIGALPPYLLRAEDIAIPYSGEAQSPSSTIEPAAPTPTPALPAPQLHPGGPMASPAINKSPEYAEMTPSPAASSESSGKLVRPGLFNSVYTSQKVVALTFDDGPHGQLTPKLLDILRAEDVPATFFVLGSNVSAYPDIARRIVNEGHEIANHSWDHPSLPKVSAERLDREIRRTSEIIEQTTGQKVTIMRPTYGALNERVQRSLINDYGLDVILWSVDPRDWKRPGADVVTRRLVTGAHPGAILLAHDIHPGTIAAMPQTISQLKAKGYRFVTVSQLLAMAEPPPPPTPKQDKTRDTAPRKPGQQTPEAPREGKGQS
- the lysS gene encoding lysine--tRNA ligase: MSDANSLTAVRLQKREELEARGMRPYGAAFPVTGDVGDVRASFSEGRKVRLAGRVTARRDMGKSHFLDLSDHSGRMQVYLQDKTIGDKGLAVYGMLDIGDFVGVEGECFTTKTGEPSLKADKFELLSKSLHPLPEKWHGLQDVEARHRQRYLDLISNAHAREIFRKRFAIIREIRAFFEERGFLEVETPMMQAVAGGAAANPFQTHHNALGLDLYLRIAPELYLKRLLVGGFTKVFELNRNFRNEGVSRRHNPEFTMLEAYWAYADFEMMAELVEELVCRVAERVCGGLRIEHRDGDGDVARVINLARPWRRAGYRDLVEEAEPGWFARDASGRRNRALELGLDISHCTEDYEVTQHVFEKLVEEKSIDPVFVTHCPKELIPLAKANAQDDSVLDVFELVMNGQEIAPGYSELNDPVIQRQRLLEQSGGEQHKIDEEFLQALEHGMPPAGGMGMGIDRLVMLLTGADSIREVILFPHLKPRAEA
- a CDS encoding MFS transporter, with translation MRFFGTSGYPPGSLNVNGFSFFNALSFQIILGGPVILFAKSLHASSFVLGTIAALTPLLTVLQLVAARFLHRAGYKRFVLAGWGARTFFTLAVTLLPLVPGLSAGWRLTLLLGALFFFSLLRNFAAGAWLPWISVLVPANMRGRFLSRDHAFMHLGCLAALLVSAWIMAGSVEDGEYAAVFGIGFVAALVSLWFIRRIPEAHSHEEMRRSGIAVPWAAMLRYPPFARLLWFSTMYAAMIGSLGVFTVEFQIVRAKLAESTILLLGSFSFAGALAGLAVTAPSLDATGSKPWLRRAMHLMIAVIAGWLLLAGGILPCRPWLVGALNLLGGVAGAIFGVSSTRILLGSVPVMGRNHFFALFTVVSGLGLGFAPMFWGALLDAVGRLDFTAGPISVNRYTLYFAALVILGWWNQRLVARLHEGATDDTAVPPAEPMPVAPVE